In Nostoc sp. CENA543, a single genomic region encodes these proteins:
- a CDS encoding phosphoglucomutase/phosphomannomutase family protein, with protein sequence MSGSNSSKIKFGTDGWRGIIADDFTFPNVRKVTRAIASYLETAYSKDRPVLIAYDTRFLADQFAQTAAQVLADLGWNVKITDRDCPTPVIAYNARHLNSAGALMFTASHNPAPYCGIKYIPDYAGPATPEITDTIVANIETASDELPSGKPSGSISIFDPKPDYLQFIYTLLDVERIKSAQLKVKYDALYSTSRGYLDEVLQQSGTQLESFHTWRDVLFGGGMPEPKGEQLVELVEAVRRDHADLGLATDGDSDRFGIVDELGNVLTPNTVLLVLARHLIKNKGKSGAIVRTVATTHLLDNFAAKYGLPLYETAVGFKYIGEKMRETTVLIGGEESGGLSVVGHIPEKDGVLADMLIAEAIAYEGKPLSQLVKEAIAEADGPLYNNRLDLHLTEAHKNAVIDSYTKNPPSEVAGIAVKEVGRKDGIKLYLAEGSWVLLRPSGTEPLVRVYLETNSPEKLSQLAQEMESAIAKLA encoded by the coding sequence ATGAGTGGTAGCAATTCTAGCAAGATAAAATTTGGTACTGACGGATGGCGAGGAATTATCGCCGATGATTTTACTTTCCCCAATGTGCGGAAAGTAACAAGAGCGATCGCAAGTTATTTAGAAACAGCCTACTCAAAAGATAGACCAGTTCTGATTGCTTACGATACGCGCTTTTTAGCTGACCAGTTTGCCCAGACAGCAGCCCAAGTCTTAGCTGATTTAGGATGGAATGTTAAAATCACTGATCGGGATTGCCCCACACCAGTAATCGCTTATAATGCCCGTCACCTAAATTCGGCGGGGGCGTTGATGTTTACTGCTAGTCACAACCCAGCACCATACTGTGGGATTAAATATATCCCTGACTATGCTGGCCCTGCCACTCCAGAAATTACTGATACTATTGTGGCAAATATAGAAACTGCATCGGATGAGTTGCCAAGTGGCAAACCATCAGGTTCTATTTCTATTTTCGATCCCAAACCAGACTATCTCCAATTTATCTATACATTGCTTGATGTGGAGCGAATTAAGAGCGCGCAGCTAAAAGTCAAGTATGATGCGTTATATTCTACATCCCGTGGCTATTTAGATGAAGTATTGCAACAAAGTGGCACACAATTAGAAAGTTTCCACACTTGGCGCGATGTGCTGTTTGGCGGTGGAATGCCAGAACCCAAAGGGGAACAGCTAGTAGAATTAGTGGAAGCAGTGCGTCGAGATCATGCAGATTTGGGTTTAGCGACAGATGGCGATAGCGATCGCTTTGGTATTGTGGATGAATTAGGCAACGTCCTCACCCCTAACACGGTGCTTTTAGTGTTAGCGAGACATTTAATAAAAAACAAAGGTAAAAGCGGCGCAATCGTTCGCACAGTGGCGACAACACACCTATTAGATAACTTTGCGGCAAAATACGGTTTACCCCTTTACGAGACAGCCGTAGGCTTTAAATATATCGGTGAAAAAATGCGGGAAACCACTGTTTTAATCGGTGGTGAAGAATCCGGCGGTTTAAGTGTAGTTGGGCATATTCCCGAAAAAGACGGCGTTTTAGCTGATATGCTAATCGCAGAGGCGATCGCCTACGAAGGTAAACCCTTGAGTCAATTAGTCAAAGAAGCGATCGCAGAAGCTGACGGCCCACTTTACAACAACCGTTTGGACTTACACTTAACAGAAGCCCATAAGAACGCCGTTATTGACTCCTACACCAAAAATCCGCCCTCTGAAGTAGCTGGAATTGCTGTGAAAGAAGTCGGACGCAAGGATGGGATTAAACTGTATTTAGCTGAAGGTAGCTGGGTGTTGCTGCGTCCTTCCGGTACTGAACCTCTGGTACGCGTTTATTTAGAAACCAACTCCCCAGAGAAACTTAGCCAACTCGCCCAAGAAATGGAAAGCGCGATCGCTAAGTTAGCATAG
- a CDS encoding lipopolysaccharide assembly protein LapA domain-containing protein: MKSFANFLISLIVAIWVVAIAILSVQNFEPVSLKFLTFQSIKIPVGIVLAFSAGVGFVGVSILQPLWNLADSGNSRLEEDAEFFVDDEDF; encoded by the coding sequence ATGAAAAGCTTTGCTAATTTTTTGATATCTTTAATTGTGGCGATTTGGGTAGTAGCGATCGCTATTCTTTCCGTCCAAAATTTCGAGCCAGTATCGTTAAAATTCTTAACATTCCAATCAATTAAAATCCCCGTCGGTATAGTCTTGGCGTTTAGTGCTGGTGTGGGATTTGTTGGCGTGTCGATTCTACAACCCCTCTGGAATCTGGCTGATTCTGGTAACTCCCGCTTAGAAGAAGACGCAGAATTTTTCGTTGATGATGAAGATTTTTAA
- a CDS encoding BrnA antitoxin family protein: MILARVSAEQLSQKHQAKLKLQLVCLDDEILAWFREQVHLAGGGNYQALINDALREYIQQHHEPLGETWNLTFRERL; this comes from the coding sequence ATGATTTTAGCCAGGGTAAGCGCGGAGCAATTGAGCCAAAAACACCAGGCAAAACTCAAATTACAATTAGTCTGTCTAGATGATGAAATATTGGCATGGTTTCGTGAGCAAGTTCATCTAGCAGGTGGGGGAAATTACCAAGCGTTGATTAATGATGCTTTACGTGAGTATATTCAGCAACATCATGAACCATTGGGAGAAACCTGGAATCTGACATTTCGAGAAAGATTATAG
- a CDS encoding DUF5615 family PIN-like protein: MKIWIDAQLPPTLARWLSETFDVEAAALRELGLRDAKDVEIFNEARAVNAVILTKDSDFVDLACRLGTPPQILWLTCGNVTNRNLQRILMIAFPDALEQLRQGEAIVEISSVS; encoded by the coding sequence ATGAAAATTTGGATTGATGCTCAATTACCTCCTACATTAGCGCGTTGGCTTAGTGAGACGTTCGATGTAGAGGCTGCTGCACTGCGAGAACTTGGTTTACGAGATGCTAAAGATGTTGAGATTTTTAATGAAGCACGAGCCGTTAATGCTGTTATTTTGACCAAAGATAGTGACTTTGTTGATTTGGCTTGTCGGTTAGGAACACCACCGCAAATTCTCTGGCTGACTTGTGGTAACGTAACGAATCGCAATTTGCAGCGAATACTAATGATCGCTTTTCCTGATGCACTAGAACAACTACGACAAGGAGAAGCAATCGTAGAAATTAGCAGTGTTTCATAA
- a CDS encoding DUF433 domain-containing protein: MNSKVELLTRITQTPGQCGGRPCIRGMRIRVSDILEMLGENVSVSEILEDFPDLEAEDIQACLLFAARRTDFPRLTA, from the coding sequence ATGAACTCAAAAGTTGAATTATTAACACGTATTACCCAAACTCCTGGTCAATGTGGAGGTCGTCCTTGTATTCGCGGTATGAGAATCCGCGTCAGCGATATTTTAGAAATGTTGGGGGAGAATGTTAGCGTTTCTGAGATTCTAGAAGATTTTCCCGACCTCGAAGCAGAAGATATTCAAGCTTGTTTGTTGTTTGCTGCACGCCGAACTGATTTTCCCCGACTGACAGCATGA
- a CDS encoding Uma2 family endonuclease yields MTQALRKLTTFDEFVAKYPDGTGKLYELHDGVVVEIPQPTGEHEEVTGFLAFEITRECIRLNLSYFIPKTALVKPPESESAYSPDVLLLNRPNLTNEPLWKKESTVIQVISIPLIIEVVSTAVASSRETRPTHCLTNWRDDYLKKYADYEVMGISEYWIVDYTGLGGREFIGNPKQPTILVCCLEEGEYTVRKFRGDNRIQSVTFPDLNLTAQQIFNASL; encoded by the coding sequence ATGACTCAAGCCCTACGCAAGCTGACTACATTTGATGAGTTTGTTGCTAAATATCCAGATGGAACAGGGAAACTTTATGAACTCCATGATGGAGTAGTAGTTGAAATACCACAACCCACAGGAGAACATGAAGAAGTCACTGGATTTTTAGCCTTTGAAATTACTAGAGAGTGTATTCGGTTAAATCTGTCCTATTTCATACCCAAGACAGCATTAGTCAAACCACCTGAAAGTGAATCAGCTTACTCGCCGGATGTGCTGTTATTAAATCGCCCTAATTTAACCAATGAACCTCTATGGAAAAAAGAATCTACCGTCATTCAGGTGATATCAATTCCATTAATTATTGAAGTTGTAAGTACGGCAGTTGCTTCAAGCCGGGAAACCCGTCCAACGCACTGCCTCACAAATTGGCGTGATGATTATTTGAAAAAATACGCTGATTATGAGGTAATGGGGATTTCTGAATACTGGATTGTAGATTATACAGGATTGGGAGGTAGAGAGTTTATAGGTAATCCTAAACAGCCTACTATTTTAGTTTGTTGTTTAGAAGAAGGTGAGTATACTGTAAGAAAATTTAGAGGTGACAACCGTATTCAATCTGTAACCTTCCCTGATTTGAATTTAACTGCACAACAAATTTTCAACGCTAGTTTGTGA
- a CDS encoding DUF433 domain-containing protein, with the protein MAVNYHNIITIEPGKRGGKPCIRGMRITVYDVLSYLASGMTYEEILDDFPYLTQEDILACLSYAADRERQMLTMPA; encoded by the coding sequence ATGGCTGTAAATTACCACAATATTATTACAATTGAACCAGGAAAAAGAGGCGGTAAACCTTGTATTCGCGGAATGCGAATAACTGTGTATGATGTGTTATCTTATCTTGCTTCTGGTATGACCTACGAGGAAATACTTGATGATTTTCCTTATTTAACGCAAGAGGATATTTTAGCTTGCCTCAGCTACGCAGCCGATAGAGAAAGACAAATGCTTACTATGCCAGCATGA
- a CDS encoding DUF5615 family PIN-like protein, translated as MKLLFDHNLSPRLVDQLADIYPNSQHLFLIGLDQADDRIVWEYAQQGKFTVVTRDADFNELSILRGFPPKVIWIRRGNCSTKQIVEILRSHL; from the coding sequence ATGAAATTACTTTTTGACCATAATCTCTCACCTCGATTAGTAGATCAATTGGCTGATATTTACCCAAACTCTCAGCACCTTTTTCTTATTGGTTTAGATCAGGCAGATGATCGAATTGTGTGGGAGTATGCACAACAAGGTAAATTCACTGTTGTGACTAGAGATGCTGATTTTAATGAATTAAGTATTCTTAGAGGATTTCCACCGAAAGTTATCTGGATTCGTCGTGGTAATTGTTCAACCAAACAAATTGTAGAAATCTTGCGATCGCATTTATAA
- a CDS encoding Uma2 family endonuclease produces the protein MLNYNSLHCLPSSEELPNSEDTPVDNEIQELIPSLLKATLALVWLDRWDWYFGVNMGIHYDPKKPAIVPDGFLSVGVKRFVHGDLRLSYVLWEEENPPMLAIEVASPKHLGEYSTKKDIYAEMGVLYYVVYNPFRRKKSPLEVYRLEDGEYFLLSGNPIWLPEIGLGIGKERGLYQGIAREWLYWYDEQKRRLLTPEERIIEAEARLSIEEQLRLEAEDRVQKLESKLKALGYEPETIV, from the coding sequence ATGTTAAACTACAACTCGTTACACTGTTTACCATCTTCCGAAGAGCTACCGAACTCCGAGGACACGCCTGTGGATAATGAAATACAAGAATTAATTCCAAGTTTACTAAAAGCGACACTGGCTTTAGTTTGGTTAGACCGATGGGATTGGTACTTTGGTGTAAATATGGGTATTCATTATGACCCAAAAAAGCCAGCGATCGTCCCTGATGGTTTCTTAAGTGTCGGAGTTAAGCGTTTTGTGCATGGGGATTTACGCCTCAGCTATGTGCTGTGGGAAGAAGAAAATCCGCCTATGCTAGCTATAGAAGTGGCTTCTCCCAAACATTTAGGCGAATACAGTACCAAAAAAGATATTTATGCTGAAATGGGAGTTTTGTATTACGTTGTATACAATCCTTTCCGGCGTAAAAAGTCTCCTTTGGAAGTCTATCGCCTAGAAGATGGGGAATATTTCCTGTTATCAGGAAATCCCATTTGGCTACCAGAAATTGGTTTAGGAATTGGTAAAGAAAGAGGTCTTTATCAAGGGATAGCAAGAGAATGGTTGTACTGGTATGATGAGCAGAAACGCCGATTGCTCACGCCAGAAGAACGGATTATAGAAGCAGAAGCACGGTTGAGTATAGAAGAACAACTGCGTTTAGAAGCAGAAGATAGGGTACAGAAATTAGAAAGCAAGTTAAAGGCTTTGGGTTATGAACCGGAAACTATAGTTTGA
- the ndhD1 gene encoding photosynthetic/respiratory NAD(P)H-quinone oxidoreductase subunit D1, whose amino-acid sequence MNTANFPWLTTIILLPIAASLLIPIIPDKDGKTVRWYSLIVGLIDFALIVYAFYTGYDFSNPNLQLVESYPWVPQLDLNWSVGADGLSMPLIILTGFITTLATLAAWPVTLKPRLFYFLLLAMYGGQIAVFAVQDMLLFFLVWELELIPVYLLLAIWGGKKRQYAATKFILYTAGGSLFILVAALTMAFYGDTVTFDMRSLGLKDYALNFQLLLYGGFLIAYAVKLPIIPLHTWLPDAHGEATAPVHMLLAGILLKMGGYALIRMNAQMLPDAHAYFAPALVILGVVNIIYAALTSFAQRNLKRKIAYSSISHMGFVIIGFASFTDLGLSGAVLQMVSHGLIGASLFFLVGATYDRTHTLMLDEMGGVGKRMQKIFAMFTACSMASLALPGMSGFVAELMVFVGFATSDAYSSTFKVIVVFLMAVGVILTPIYLLSMLREIFYGQENEELVSHQALIDAEPREVFIIACLLVPIIGIGFYPKLLTQMYDATTVQLTARLRDSVPTLADQKTETTEVSFNAPAIGN is encoded by the coding sequence ATGAATACAGCTAATTTTCCGTGGCTGACGACGATTATCTTGTTACCGATCGCAGCGTCGCTACTAATCCCCATTATCCCAGATAAAGACGGCAAAACCGTGCGCTGGTATTCCCTGATTGTCGGGTTGATAGACTTTGCGCTGATTGTCTACGCTTTTTATACTGGGTACGACTTTTCTAACCCCAATTTACAACTTGTAGAAAGTTATCCCTGGGTTCCCCAGTTAGATTTGAATTGGTCAGTGGGGGCTGATGGCTTGTCCATGCCCCTCATTATTTTGACTGGATTCATTACCACCCTAGCAACTTTAGCCGCCTGGCCTGTGACTCTCAAGCCCAGGCTATTTTACTTTTTACTGTTGGCGATGTACGGCGGACAAATCGCTGTCTTCGCTGTGCAGGATATGCTGCTGTTTTTCCTGGTGTGGGAACTGGAATTAATTCCCGTTTACCTGCTACTGGCGATTTGGGGCGGTAAGAAGCGTCAGTATGCAGCCACAAAGTTTATTTTGTACACCGCAGGCGGTTCGCTGTTTATTTTGGTGGCAGCATTGACTATGGCCTTTTATGGCGATACAGTCACCTTTGATATGCGATCGCTCGGCCTTAAAGATTACGCCCTCAATTTCCAACTGTTACTTTACGGTGGCTTCCTGATTGCTTACGCTGTCAAATTGCCCATCATTCCCCTGCATACTTGGCTACCAGATGCCCACGGTGAAGCTACAGCCCCCGTGCATATGTTACTGGCTGGTATTCTGCTGAAAATGGGTGGTTATGCCCTAATTCGCATGAATGCCCAGATGCTACCCGATGCCCATGCTTACTTTGCCCCAGCTTTAGTAATTTTGGGGGTAGTGAACATCATCTATGCAGCCTTAACGTCTTTTGCCCAACGCAACCTCAAACGCAAAATTGCTTACTCCTCAATTTCGCACATGGGGTTTGTGATTATCGGGTTTGCTTCCTTTACCGATTTAGGGTTAAGTGGCGCAGTCTTGCAAATGGTATCCCACGGTTTAATCGGGGCGAGTTTATTCTTCCTCGTGGGTGCAACCTATGACCGAACACATACCCTGATGTTAGATGAAATGGGTGGTGTTGGTAAGCGGATGCAAAAGATTTTCGCCATGTTCACCGCTTGTTCAATGGCTTCTTTAGCACTACCAGGAATGAGTGGTTTCGTGGCAGAGTTAATGGTATTCGTTGGCTTTGCTACCAGTGACGCTTATAGCTCTACTTTTAAAGTCATCGTAGTATTTTTGATGGCAGTGGGAGTGATTTTAACTCCTATTTATCTGTTGTCAATGTTGCGCGAAATTTTCTACGGACAGGAAAACGAAGAATTAGTTTCTCATCAAGCTTTGATTGATGCTGAACCCCGCGAAGTCTTTATCATTGCTTGTTTGTTAGTGCCAATTATTGGTATTGGTTTCTATCCCAAATTACTGACTCAGATGTACGACGCTACAACCGTACAACTAACAGCTAGATTGCGTGATTCCGTTCCTACTTTAGCGGATCAAAAAACAGAAACTACAGAAGTTTCTTTCAATGCACCAGCAATTGGTAATTAG
- a CDS encoding UPF0175 family protein, translated as MQITIEIPDDIAHQLANTPDQLSRRALESLVVEAYRHQQISTAQVQRLLNLSSRLATDAFLKTYEAYLPYTAADLEEDLKAIDKAITQ; from the coding sequence ATGCAAATTACCATCGAAATCCCTGATGATATTGCTCATCAACTAGCTAATACCCCTGACCAACTTTCCCGGCGCGCTCTAGAATCTTTGGTGGTTGAAGCTTATCGCCATCAGCAAATCTCGACAGCCCAAGTTCAGCGTCTGTTAAATCTCTCTTCTCGACTAGCTACGGATGCTTTTCTTAAAACTTATGAAGCTTATCTGCCTTATACCGCAGCAGACTTAGAGGAAGACTTAAAAGCTATTGACAAAGCAATTACCCAGTAA
- a CDS encoding DUF3368 domain-containing protein: MTIVCDTSPLCYLILIDEVEVLPQLFGRIIIPNAVCIELLAEGSYIQVQKWIAQPPSWLEIHSNTSLLPNLSSKLGIGEQEAISLSVQLDASLIILDDMDARQAAIAYGLNVTGLLGVLYRAGTQDIINFPNAISQLQLTTFRASSALIQSFLDRYYQERS; this comes from the coding sequence ATGACCATTGTTTGCGACACTTCACCCTTGTGCTACCTCATTTTAATTGATGAAGTTGAAGTTTTGCCTCAACTTTTTGGTCGCATTATCATCCCCAATGCTGTCTGCATAGAACTCCTTGCTGAAGGCTCTTACATCCAGGTTCAAAAATGGATTGCCCAACCTCCAAGCTGGTTAGAAATTCACTCTAACACGTCTCTTTTACCCAACTTATCCAGCAAACTAGGTATAGGTGAGCAAGAAGCCATTTCTCTATCTGTCCAACTTGACGCATCTCTCATAATTTTAGATGATATGGATGCTCGACAGGCAGCGATCGCTTACGGTCTGAATGTAACAGGCTTACTCGGTGTTCTTTATCGTGCAGGTACTCAAGATATCATCAATTTCCCTAATGCCATCTCTCAATTGCAATTAACTACCTTTCGTGCTTCTTCTGCCCTAATCCAAAGTTTTTTAGATCGTTATTACCAAGAACGAAGTTAG
- a CDS encoding NAD(P)H-quinone oxidoreductase subunit 5 yields MEVIYQYAWLIPVLPLLGAMLVGLGLISLNQTTNRLRQLNAVLIISLMGAAMGLSFALLWSQLQGHPTYLRTLEWAAAGNFHLSMGYTIDNLTALMLVIVTTVAFLVMVYTDGYMAHDPGYVRFYAYLSLFGSSMLGLVVSPNLVQIYIFWELVGMCSYLLVGFWYDRKSAADACQKAFVTNRVGDFGLLLGILGLFWATGSFDFTVMGERLGELVQTGSLSNFLAVLFAILVFLGPVAKSAQFPLHVWLPDAMEGPTPISALIHAATMVAAGVFLIARMYPVFEHVPAAMNVIAFTGAFTAFLGATIAITQNDIKKGLAYSTISQLGYMVMAMGVGAYSAGLFHLMTHAYFKAMLFLGSGSVIHGMEGVVGHDPALAQDMRLMGGLRKYMPITGLTFLIGCLAISGIPPFAGFWSKDEILGAAYEANPLLWFIGWMTAGITAFYMFRMYFSTFEGKFRGNDQKIKDKLKKAASAVLQLESAAPAVNFGPGAMKKGELAATDGHHDGHGHHSDSPHESPWTMTLPLLVLAIPSIVIGLVGTPYNNYFERFIFSPNESLAEIIEKAAEFDPHEFYIMAGGSVGVSLIGITLASLMYWQRKIDPAAIAAKIKPLYELSLNKWYFDDIYHRVFVLGLRRLARQVMEVDFRVVDGAVNLTGFFTLVSGEGLKYLENGRAQFYALIIFGAVLGLVIFFGVT; encoded by the coding sequence ATGGAAGTAATCTATCAGTACGCCTGGCTAATTCCCGTATTGCCACTTTTGGGGGCAATGCTAGTTGGTCTAGGCTTAATTTCGTTAAATCAAACGACAAACCGCCTGCGGCAGCTCAATGCTGTGTTGATCATTTCCCTAATGGGCGCAGCGATGGGTTTGTCGTTTGCCTTACTTTGGAGTCAACTCCAAGGACACCCAACCTATCTACGTACTCTGGAATGGGCAGCAGCAGGTAATTTCCATCTGAGCATGGGTTACACTATCGATAATCTCACAGCCCTCATGCTGGTGATTGTCACAACAGTAGCCTTCTTAGTCATGGTTTACACTGATGGCTACATGGCTCATGACCCAGGGTACGTGAGGTTTTACGCTTATTTGAGCTTATTTGGCTCTTCAATGTTGGGTCTGGTTGTCAGCCCTAACCTAGTCCAGATTTATATTTTCTGGGAATTGGTGGGGATGTGTTCCTACTTGCTGGTGGGCTTTTGGTACGATCGCAAATCAGCAGCAGATGCTTGTCAAAAAGCATTTGTGACTAACCGGGTGGGTGACTTTGGTCTACTCCTGGGGATTCTGGGGCTATTTTGGGCAACAGGCAGCTTCGATTTCACTGTAATGGGCGAACGCTTAGGAGAACTGGTACAAACAGGCTCTCTGAGCAATTTCCTGGCAGTTCTGTTTGCAATTTTAGTCTTCCTCGGCCCTGTCGCTAAGTCAGCCCAATTTCCTCTCCACGTCTGGCTACCAGATGCGATGGAAGGCCCGACTCCTATTTCTGCCTTAATTCACGCCGCCACAATGGTGGCAGCCGGGGTATTTTTAATTGCCCGGATGTACCCCGTCTTTGAACACGTCCCAGCAGCGATGAATGTCATTGCCTTTACTGGGGCATTTACAGCGTTTTTGGGGGCAACCATTGCCATTACCCAAAACGACATCAAAAAGGGTTTGGCTTACTCCACCATCTCCCAGTTAGGCTACATGGTGATGGCGATGGGGGTAGGTGCTTACAGTGCGGGTTTATTTCACCTGATGACCCACGCCTACTTCAAGGCGATGCTGTTTTTAGGTTCTGGTTCAGTCATTCATGGTATGGAAGGGGTGGTTGGTCATGACCCCGCATTGGCACAGGACATGCGCTTAATGGGCGGACTACGCAAGTATATGCCCATCACAGGATTGACCTTTTTGATTGGGTGCTTGGCAATTTCGGGGATTCCTCCCTTTGCTGGCTTCTGGTCAAAAGACGAAATTCTTGGTGCAGCCTATGAGGCTAACCCTCTGCTGTGGTTTATTGGCTGGATGACTGCTGGGATTACTGCCTTTTATATGTTCAGGATGTATTTCTCGACATTTGAAGGTAAATTCCGGGGTAATGACCAGAAAATCAAAGATAAGCTCAAAAAAGCAGCATCAGCTGTTCTGCAACTAGAATCAGCCGCACCCGCCGTTAATTTTGGCCCTGGGGCAATGAAGAAAGGGGAACTAGCAGCTACAGACGGTCATCATGATGGTCACGGACATCACAGTGATTCACCCCATGAATCGCCGTGGACAATGACCCTACCATTGCTAGTATTAGCCATACCTTCAATAGTGATTGGTTTAGTAGGTACACCCTACAACAATTACTTCGAGAGATTTATTTTCTCACCAAATGAAAGTTTGGCGGAAATTATCGAAAAAGCTGCCGAGTTTGACCCCCATGAGTTTTACATCATGGCGGGTGGTTCAGTAGGTGTGTCCTTAATTGGGATTACCCTAGCTTCTTTGATGTACTGGCAGCGTAAAATCGACCCAGCTGCGATCGCTGCTAAAATCAAGCCACTCTATGAACTCTCCCTCAACAAGTGGTACTTCGATGACATTTACCACCGTGTCTTTGTTCTTGGCTTACGTCGCCTAGCTAGACAAGTCATGGAAGTAGACTTCCGCGTTGTTGATGGTGCAGTTAACCTTACAGGCTTTTTCACCCTCGTTAGTGGTGAAGGTCTGAAATACCTAGAAAATGGTCGCGCTCAATTTTACGCCCTCATCATCTTTGGGGCTGTTTTGGGTTTAGTTATTTTCTTCGGTGTCACCTGA
- a CDS encoding co-chaperone YbbN: MVLSVSERTFTQEVLESPIPVLVNFEAPWCGLCRIIHPLLLQFQGQCGDQIKLVGINADENFKLSNTYRLKSLPTLLLIENGVIRHRLEGFRGRDDLRLALEEIKLNYTRRPKAYSGSKKSDLELHLA; this comes from the coding sequence ATGGTGTTGTCGGTTAGTGAGCGGACATTTACTCAAGAAGTTTTAGAATCGCCAATTCCGGTTTTAGTAAATTTTGAAGCACCTTGGTGTGGCCTATGTCGCATTATTCATCCTCTGTTGCTGCAATTTCAAGGTCAATGTGGAGACCAAATTAAGCTAGTTGGGATTAATGCCGATGAGAACTTCAAGCTATCTAACACCTATCGCCTCAAGTCCTTGCCCACCTTACTGCTGATTGAAAATGGCGTGATTCGGCATCGTCTTGAAGGTTTTCGTGGTAGAGATGACCTACGTCTGGCTTTAGAAGAAATCAAACTCAACTACACTCGCCGTCCCAAAGCTTACAGTGGCTCTAAAAAATCAGACTTAGAATTGCACCTAGCATAA
- a CDS encoding NnrU family protein, translating into MMLNPGLAPSHLVMLGLLLIFAIAHSGGAALRPWAEKHIGPRLYRIVFALISLPLAVVVITYFFNHRYDGWQLWQLQDVPGIKAVVWVLSAISFLFLYPATFNLLEIAAIQKPQVHLYETGIIRITRHPQMVGQIIWCIAHTLWLGTSFTIVTSIGLVLHHLFGVWHGDRRLRHRYGEAFEIVKQRTSIIPFLAVIDGRQSLHWQEFIRPAYLGVAIFVGLLWWAHPLLIVATSNVSW; encoded by the coding sequence ATGATGCTCAATCCTGGGTTAGCTCCGAGTCATTTGGTGATGCTGGGGTTATTGTTAATTTTTGCGATCGCCCACAGTGGGGGAGCTGCTTTGAGACCTTGGGCAGAGAAGCACATCGGGCCAAGGCTTTATCGCATAGTTTTTGCATTAATCAGTTTACCTTTGGCTGTCGTAGTAATTACTTATTTTTTTAATCACCGTTATGATGGCTGGCAACTGTGGCAGTTACAGGATGTACCAGGCATAAAAGCAGTGGTTTGGGTGTTGTCAGCGATTTCATTTTTATTTTTGTATCCTGCCACCTTCAATCTACTAGAAATTGCTGCTATTCAAAAGCCCCAAGTGCATCTCTATGAGACAGGGATTATCAGGATTACCCGTCACCCGCAGATGGTGGGGCAAATTATTTGGTGTATTGCTCATACCCTGTGGTTGGGGACAAGTTTTACTATAGTGACATCTATAGGGTTAGTATTGCATCATTTATTTGGGGTTTGGCACGGCGATCGCCGCTTACGCCATCGCTATGGAGAAGCCTTTGAAATTGTGAAACAACGTACTTCGATTATCCCCTTTCTCGCAGTCATTGATGGTCGTCAATCTCTTCACTGGCAAGAATTTATTCGTCCTGCCTATCTAGGTGTGGCGATTTTTGTTGGGTTACTGTGGTGGGCGCATCCCTTGTTAATAGTGGCCACCAGTAACGTCAGTTGGTAG